A window of the Cystobacter fuscus genome harbors these coding sequences:
- a CDS encoding sigma 54-interacting transcriptional regulator, whose product MDRERHQNLQSIIMLRELVRKWWRAELHFADRHGQVLDWNRGEAIASAASACCRLARGSREGLRRCNQSVRELHEQFAGNRRLRRAIVHPCHLQFSLVAAPLYVQDEYEGFLFVEGLLREPLTTGARDGIRTRLRELQPATLDVERAVERLLVLDDDNLEKLTVLLEYGTGEIAAYEAERTREQERAQEAPARGGANARFGHIIGRSAALQEIFKVLEKVSNSEATVLINGESGTGKELVARAIHDNGPRRNAPFVVQNCSAFNDNLLESALFGHMRGAFTGAVRDKKGLFETADSGTFFLDEVGDMSPALQVKLLRVLQEGTFLPVGGTQPREVDVRVVAATHKDLGEMVKRGEFREDLYYRINVIRVHLPPLRERRDDLPLLVDHFLRKHHREGQRARGLSPEALALLSRYAWPGNVRELENEMERLLVLGGDLELLPADLISSRIRDAVSPGGSSAPLPRLTGSLHEAVETLEREMIHQGLLRTGNNKSRLARELGISRSNLILKIARYGLDAGLPPDAEADA is encoded by the coding sequence ATGGACCGTGAGCGGCACCAGAACCTTCAGAGCATCATCATGCTGCGGGAGCTCGTCCGCAAGTGGTGGCGCGCGGAGCTGCACTTCGCGGATCGGCACGGGCAGGTGCTGGATTGGAACCGGGGCGAGGCCATCGCCTCCGCGGCCAGTGCCTGCTGCCGGCTCGCGCGGGGTTCCCGCGAGGGGCTGCGGCGCTGCAACCAGTCGGTGCGCGAGCTGCACGAGCAGTTTGCCGGCAACCGGCGCCTGCGCCGGGCCATCGTGCACCCCTGCCACCTCCAGTTCAGCCTGGTGGCCGCGCCACTGTACGTGCAGGACGAGTACGAGGGGTTCCTCTTCGTCGAGGGTCTGCTGCGCGAGCCGCTGACGACGGGCGCGCGGGACGGCATCCGGACGCGGCTGCGCGAGCTGCAACCGGCGACCCTGGACGTGGAGCGCGCCGTGGAGCGGCTGCTCGTGCTGGATGACGACAACCTGGAGAAGCTCACCGTACTGCTCGAGTACGGCACCGGGGAGATCGCCGCCTACGAGGCCGAGCGCACCCGCGAGCAGGAGCGTGCCCAGGAGGCACCCGCCCGCGGCGGCGCGAACGCGCGCTTCGGGCACATCATCGGCCGCTCGGCCGCGCTCCAGGAAATCTTCAAGGTGCTTGAGAAGGTGTCCAACTCCGAGGCCACCGTGCTCATCAACGGCGAGTCGGGCACGGGCAAGGAGCTGGTGGCGCGCGCCATCCACGACAACGGCCCCCGGCGCAACGCGCCCTTCGTGGTGCAGAACTGCTCGGCCTTCAACGACAACCTCCTGGAGAGCGCCCTGTTCGGCCACATGCGGGGCGCCTTCACCGGCGCGGTGCGCGACAAGAAGGGCCTGTTCGAGACGGCCGACAGTGGCACCTTCTTCCTCGACGAGGTGGGTGACATGTCGCCCGCGTTGCAGGTGAAGCTGTTGCGCGTGCTCCAGGAGGGGACGTTCCTGCCCGTGGGCGGCACCCAGCCGCGCGAGGTGGACGTGCGCGTCGTCGCCGCCACCCACAAGGACCTGGGCGAGATGGTCAAGCGCGGCGAGTTCCGCGAGGACCTCTACTACCGCATCAACGTCATCCGCGTGCACCTGCCGCCCCTGCGCGAGCGCCGGGACGATCTGCCGCTCCTGGTGGATCACTTCCTGCGCAAGCACCACCGCGAGGGTCAGCGCGCCCGCGGCCTGTCCCCCGAGGCGCTCGCCCTGCTCAGCCGCTATGCCTGGCCGGGCAACGTGCGCGAGCTGGAGAACGAGATGGAGCGCTTGCTCGTGCTCGGCGGGGATCTGGAGCTGCTGCCCGCCGACCTCATCTCCAGCCGCATCCGCGACGCGGTGTCGCCTGGGGGCTCGTCCGCCCCCCTCCCCCGCCTCACCGGCAGCCTGCACGAGGCCGTGGAGACACTCGAGCGGGAGATGATCCACCAGGGACTGTTGCGTACTGGGAACAACAAGAGCCGGCTGGCCCGGGAGCTTGGCATCAGCCGCTCCAACCTTATCTTGAAGATCGCCCGTTACGGGCTCGACGCGGGTCTTCCTCCCGACGCCGAGGCGGACGCATGA
- a CDS encoding alpha/beta fold hydrolase translates to MSDLFRQDFLTVPDGAALYYQVSGAGEPGAVMCDGLGCDGFVWKYLEPALARQHRVLRWNYRGHGRSGVPDKRNRIGMSYTCDDLNRVMDAAGIKQAVLFGHSMGVQVALEFHRRFPERVKGLVLVCGSYGTLLDTFHDGPLLKRLFPFIRFTVEHFPDRVARLTRALLSTPLALEVALSVEMNRSLLSKSDLIPYFAHLANMDPVVFVRTLRSAAHHNAWRHLPRVNVPTLVIAGKLDKFTPAWLSRRMAAHIPGAELLLLPEGTHVAPLEYRETVERRVGRFLREHQLVPPPAHYPTSNKHEYFAAFP, encoded by the coding sequence ATGAGCGATCTCTTCCGGCAGGACTTCCTCACCGTTCCCGATGGGGCGGCGCTGTACTACCAGGTGAGTGGAGCGGGCGAGCCCGGCGCGGTGATGTGCGATGGCCTGGGCTGCGACGGCTTCGTGTGGAAGTACCTCGAGCCCGCGCTGGCGCGCCAGCACCGCGTGCTGCGCTGGAACTACCGGGGCCATGGCCGCTCGGGCGTGCCGGACAAGCGCAACCGCATCGGCATGTCCTATACCTGCGATGATCTCAACCGGGTGATGGACGCGGCGGGCATCAAGCAGGCGGTGCTCTTCGGCCACTCCATGGGCGTGCAGGTGGCGCTCGAGTTCCACCGACGCTTCCCCGAGCGGGTGAAGGGGCTCGTGCTGGTGTGCGGCAGCTACGGCACCCTGCTCGACACCTTCCACGACGGCCCGCTGCTCAAGCGGCTCTTCCCCTTCATCAGGTTCACCGTGGAGCACTTCCCGGACCGCGTGGCGCGCCTCACCCGCGCCCTGCTCAGCACCCCGCTGGCCCTGGAAGTCGCCCTGTCGGTGGAGATGAACCGCTCGCTGCTCTCCAAGAGCGACCTCATCCCCTACTTCGCGCACCTGGCCAACATGGACCCGGTCGTCTTCGTACGCACCCTGCGCTCGGCCGCCCACCACAACGCCTGGCGGCACCTGCCGCGCGTGAACGTCCCCACCCTCGTCATCGCCGGCAAGCTCGACAAGTTCACCCCCGCCTGGCTGTCACGTCGGATGGCCGCCCACATCCCCGGGGCCGAGCTCCTCCTGCTGCCCGAGGGGACTCACGTGGCTCCCCTGGAATACCGGGAAACCGTCGAGCGGCGGGTGGGACGCTTCCTGCGCGAGCACCAGCTCGTGCCTCCTCCGGCGCACTACCCCACCTCCAACAAGCACGAGTACTTCGCCGCCTTCCCCTAG
- the typA gene encoding translational GTPase TypA yields MIARENIRNVAIVAHVDHGKTTLVDHMLRQAGIFRSNEALTERVMDSNDLEREKGITILAKNTAVTYQGKQINIIDTPGHADFGGEVERGLRLVDGVILLVDAAEGPLPQTRFVLSKALGMGLKTVLVINKIDRADARAKDILDQVYSLYIDLGADEHQLEFPVLYTVARQGQSSTSLEVPGKTLEPLFQAILSHISPPPAPQQEQLQLLVANLDYDDYVGRLAVGRVQAGRIAANMPVAVMREGGKIAQGKIVKLYGFQGLKRTEIPDAGPGEIVSIAGIEDISIGDTIADAERPVALPRITVDEPTMMMIFKVNDGPLAGKEGKYVTSRNLRERLYREAYRNVSIRVEDTETPDAFRVVGRGELQLAVIIETMRREGYELTASNPEPVTKTIDGVLHEPMELLFCDVPENSVGSVTERLGPRKGRMVDMAQLGGGRTRLQFRIPARGLIGFRSEFLTITRGEGIMSSQFDGYEPWFGYIPKRANGAIVSDRLGETVPYALFSIQERGHLFVGAGVTIYEGMIIGEHVHPSELNVNACREKKLTNIRAAGRDENVILTPPREMGLEKALEWIADDELVEVTPKSVRMRKKALSSGERYRAERDRKREEREG; encoded by the coding sequence ATGATTGCCCGAGAGAACATCCGCAACGTCGCCATCGTCGCCCACGTCGACCATGGCAAGACCACCCTCGTCGACCACATGCTTCGCCAGGCGGGCATCTTCCGCAGCAACGAAGCCCTGACCGAGCGGGTGATGGACTCGAACGACCTCGAGCGCGAGAAGGGCATCACCATTCTCGCGAAGAACACCGCCGTCACCTACCAGGGAAAGCAGATCAACATCATCGACACCCCGGGCCACGCGGACTTCGGCGGTGAGGTGGAGCGCGGCCTGCGCCTGGTGGATGGAGTCATCCTCCTGGTGGACGCGGCCGAAGGTCCCCTGCCCCAGACGCGCTTCGTGCTCAGCAAGGCGCTGGGCATGGGCCTCAAGACGGTGCTCGTCATCAACAAGATCGACCGCGCCGACGCCCGGGCCAAGGACATCCTGGATCAGGTCTACTCGCTCTACATCGACCTGGGCGCGGACGAGCACCAGCTCGAGTTCCCCGTGCTCTACACGGTGGCGCGCCAGGGCCAGAGCTCCACGAGCCTGGAGGTGCCGGGCAAGACGCTCGAGCCGCTCTTCCAGGCGATCCTCTCACACATCTCGCCTCCGCCCGCGCCGCAGCAGGAGCAGCTGCAGTTGCTCGTGGCCAACCTGGACTATGACGACTACGTGGGCCGCCTCGCGGTGGGCCGCGTCCAGGCGGGGCGGATCGCCGCCAACATGCCCGTGGCCGTGATGCGCGAGGGCGGCAAGATCGCCCAGGGCAAGATCGTCAAGCTCTACGGCTTCCAGGGCCTCAAGCGCACGGAGATCCCCGACGCGGGCCCCGGAGAGATCGTCTCCATCGCGGGCATCGAGGACATCTCCATCGGTGACACCATCGCCGACGCGGAGCGGCCCGTGGCGCTGCCGCGCATCACCGTGGACGAGCCCACGATGATGATGATCTTCAAGGTCAACGACGGGCCGCTAGCGGGCAAGGAAGGCAAGTACGTCACCAGCCGCAACCTGCGCGAGCGCCTGTACCGCGAGGCCTACCGCAACGTGTCCATCCGCGTGGAGGACACCGAGACGCCGGACGCCTTCCGCGTGGTGGGCCGTGGCGAACTCCAGCTCGCCGTCATCATCGAGACGATGCGCCGCGAGGGCTACGAGCTGACGGCCTCCAACCCCGAGCCGGTGACGAAGACGATCGACGGCGTGCTGCACGAGCCCATGGAGTTGCTCTTCTGCGACGTGCCGGAGAACAGCGTGGGCTCGGTGACCGAGCGCCTGGGGCCCCGCAAGGGCCGCATGGTGGACATGGCCCAGCTCGGCGGTGGGCGCACCCGCCTGCAGTTCCGCATCCCCGCGCGCGGCCTCATCGGCTTCCGCTCGGAGTTCCTCACCATCACCCGCGGTGAGGGCATCATGAGCAGCCAGTTCGACGGCTACGAGCCCTGGTTCGGCTACATCCCCAAGCGCGCCAACGGCGCCATCGTGTCCGACCGCCTGGGCGAGACGGTGCCCTACGCGCTCTTCAGCATCCAGGAGCGCGGCCACCTGTTCGTGGGCGCCGGCGTCACCATCTACGAGGGCATGATCATCGGCGAGCACGTGCACCCCTCCGAGCTCAACGTGAACGCCTGCCGCGAGAAGAAGCTCACCAACATCCGCGCCGCCGGCCGCGACGAGAACGTCATCCTCACGCCGCCTCGCGAGATGGGCCTGGAGAAGGCGCTGGAGTGGATCGCCGACGACGAGCTGGTCGAGGTGACGCCCAAGTCGGTGCGCATGCGCAAGAAGGCGCTGAGCTCGGGCGAGCGCTACCGCGCCGAGCGCGACCGCAAGCGCGAGGAGCGCGAGGGCTGA
- a CDS encoding tetratricopeptide repeat protein has protein sequence MKQGKILALVGVLVVAPMALAQGGAKSPKQSAGKTAARALEVYEQGKRLYDAKNYAGALDRFDQAAAIEPGKARWQYNRGLALRKLSRFSEAREALLHSRSLDPAYKRAEIDDKLREMGFSPTPPPSTPSEEPSTPSTSTPSEEPSTPSASTPPAPPPPEPSVVPRGGTSKKPANPMLSFCLCSGMALLFFLLFRRQLSKTKPLQDSHHASTSTLQPRSEELAPLEGQLKQVAASLAQVEHALRLNEDADLRALLNQATMAEQNAWQSMEDFRKGTASRSAVKRRIDKAHEATEAAVAHAHGLFGEQAFLPEGERVGCYFCARPLANPSFRMQVPLKRGSQVTHVLACPPCANMAAAGQPPPVKVRRSSSGQTQHWSEVHGYDPYTHRHQPHPDMSTMPAWQYAPERSLGEVAAMAAGGALATGLAAYGVSRLLDLDSASEAAAAQAATQAATQAAAKRASEHREERDWKDHS, from the coding sequence TTGAAGCAAGGGAAGATCCTGGCACTGGTGGGGGTGCTCGTCGTGGCGCCCATGGCGCTGGCGCAGGGGGGAGCCAAGAGCCCGAAGCAGTCCGCGGGGAAAACGGCCGCGCGGGCCCTCGAGGTGTACGAGCAGGGCAAGCGCCTCTACGACGCGAAGAACTACGCGGGCGCCCTCGATCGCTTCGATCAGGCCGCGGCAATCGAGCCCGGCAAGGCGCGCTGGCAGTACAACCGGGGCCTCGCCCTGCGCAAGCTCAGCCGCTTCTCGGAGGCCCGCGAGGCCCTGCTCCACTCGCGCTCCCTGGACCCGGCCTACAAGCGCGCGGAGATCGACGACAAGCTCCGGGAGATGGGCTTCTCGCCAACACCGCCGCCGAGCACTCCCTCGGAAGAGCCCTCGACTCCGTCCACCAGCACTCCCTCGGAAGAGCCCTCGACTCCGTCCGCCAGCACGCCCCCCGCTCCGCCGCCACCCGAGCCTTCCGTTGTCCCGCGAGGCGGGACGTCGAAGAAGCCGGCCAACCCCATGTTGTCCTTCTGTCTCTGCTCCGGGATGGCCCTCCTGTTCTTCCTGTTGTTCCGCCGGCAGCTGTCGAAAACGAAGCCCCTTCAGGACTCGCACCACGCCTCCACCTCCACCCTCCAGCCCCGGAGCGAGGAGCTCGCGCCGCTGGAGGGGCAGCTGAAACAGGTCGCGGCCTCGCTCGCCCAGGTGGAGCATGCCTTGCGGCTGAACGAGGACGCCGACCTGCGAGCACTGCTCAACCAGGCCACGATGGCCGAGCAGAACGCCTGGCAATCGATGGAGGACTTCCGGAAGGGAACCGCGTCGCGGTCCGCCGTGAAGCGGCGGATCGACAAGGCACACGAGGCGACGGAGGCGGCGGTGGCCCATGCGCACGGCCTCTTTGGCGAGCAGGCCTTCCTGCCCGAGGGCGAGCGCGTGGGTTGCTACTTCTGCGCACGCCCCCTGGCCAACCCGTCCTTCCGGATGCAGGTGCCCCTCAAGCGGGGCTCTCAGGTCACGCACGTGCTCGCGTGCCCCCCGTGCGCGAACATGGCCGCCGCGGGTCAGCCTCCCCCCGTGAAGGTGCGGCGATCGAGTTCTGGCCAGACCCAGCACTGGAGCGAGGTGCACGGGTACGATCCCTATACCCATCGTCACCAGCCCCATCCGGACATGAGCACGATGCCCGCCTGGCAGTACGCTCCGGAGCGCTCACTCGGCGAGGTGGCGGCGATGGCCGCGGGAGGCGCGCTCGCGACGGGACTGGCGGCCTACGGGGTGAGCCGGTTGCTGGATCTCGACAGCGCGAGCGAGGCGGCGGCGGCCCAGGCCGCGACCCAGGCCGCGACCCAGGCGGCGGCGAAGAGGGCCAGTGAACACCGCGAGGAGCGCGACTGGAAGGATCACTCCTGA
- a CDS encoding glycosyltransferase: protein MGAPRFVFYAVNGLGLGHVTRLVSIARALRRLSPECEVLFLTSSEADHVIYREGFAAVKLPSKTIRERCGLRKGHYLKLVQTVTWNTISAFDPDVLVVDTYPTGSFEELIPVLRWRQKNVFVFREQRAAVAGSELLQASLRLYDRILIPHEDVARVGPLPEPAKALAVGPILIRERHELPDRARAREALGLPRDGTLLYASFGGGGDPEAARALTLTAQVARELPGVRLVVGAGPLWREQPPALEGAVVLQGRYPALDFLPAFDAAVTAAGYNAVHELLYAGIPSVFVPFERMVDDQEKRVHEVEDAGAGLACSPLTREGLTRAVRELMKPEVRQRLGARAREKVARNGAEPAARALLELLP, encoded by the coding sequence ATGGGCGCGCCCCGCTTCGTCTTCTACGCCGTCAATGGTCTGGGACTGGGCCACGTCACACGCCTGGTGTCCATCGCCCGGGCGCTGCGCCGGCTCTCGCCGGAGTGCGAGGTGCTCTTCCTCACCTCGTCCGAGGCCGATCACGTCATCTACCGCGAGGGGTTCGCCGCGGTGAAGCTGCCCTCGAAGACCATCCGCGAGCGCTGTGGCCTGCGCAAGGGCCACTACCTCAAGCTGGTGCAGACGGTGACGTGGAACACGATCTCCGCGTTCGATCCGGACGTGCTGGTGGTGGACACCTACCCCACCGGCTCTTTCGAGGAACTCATTCCGGTGCTGCGCTGGCGCCAGAAGAACGTCTTCGTCTTCCGGGAGCAGCGGGCCGCGGTGGCGGGCTCCGAGCTGCTCCAGGCCTCGCTGCGGCTGTATGACCGGATCCTCATCCCCCACGAGGACGTGGCCCGGGTGGGGCCACTGCCCGAGCCCGCCAAGGCCCTGGCCGTGGGCCCCATCCTCATCCGCGAGCGCCACGAGCTGCCAGACCGGGCCCGGGCACGCGAGGCGCTCGGACTGCCACGGGACGGAACCCTGCTCTACGCCTCCTTCGGCGGCGGTGGAGACCCCGAGGCAGCCCGGGCATTGACGCTCACGGCCCAGGTGGCGCGGGAGCTGCCCGGGGTGCGACTGGTGGTGGGCGCGGGTCCCCTGTGGCGCGAGCAGCCGCCCGCGCTGGAGGGAGCGGTGGTGCTCCAGGGCCGCTACCCCGCGCTGGACTTCCTGCCGGCCTTCGACGCGGCGGTGACGGCGGCCGGCTACAACGCCGTCCACGAGTTGCTGTACGCGGGCATCCCCTCCGTCTTCGTGCCCTTCGAACGGATGGTGGACGACCAGGAGAAGCGCGTGCACGAGGTGGAGGACGCGGGGGCGGGCCTGGCGTGCTCGCCGCTGACGCGCGAGGGGCTCACCCGCGCGGTGCGCGAGCTGATGAAGCCGGAGGTGCGCCAACGCCTGGGCGCGAGGGCTCGCGAGAAGGTGGCGCGCAATGGCGCGGAGCCCGCGGCGCGGGCACTGCTGGAGTTGCTCCCATGA
- a CDS encoding radical SAM/SPASM domain-containing protein, whose product MKNPNPMRERLKGYLERRPRTGPETVHLDVTNACNLDCITCWNYAPDLAQAKPVAWKRQRMDAATFHRMVHECADAGAERIVISGGGEPFTHPDIYTFIGAVKARGLRLTVISNGTLCDWERVRGLGVDQMLLNMASASPETYVAYHPNQPPETFHRLLEGVRTVRDVTAVNLVQVINRVNYQELPQMVRLAHDVGARSSFKVGDVPRGTEHHALTAEQRQQVLGELIPEARKQAKALKVKHNLDAYEVQLSGKWPSGRETGCFAGYLYSRVYVDGRVFFCCEHIEAGHVKDGAFQDLWRAPAYEAVRERLHRGEYYPGCARCGKHDMNFAASRDLREMLEEGELP is encoded by the coding sequence ATGAAGAACCCGAATCCGATGCGCGAGCGCCTCAAGGGCTACCTGGAGCGCCGGCCACGCACCGGGCCGGAGACGGTCCACCTGGACGTCACCAACGCGTGCAACCTGGACTGCATCACCTGCTGGAACTACGCGCCGGACCTGGCGCAGGCCAAGCCGGTGGCGTGGAAGCGGCAGCGGATGGACGCGGCCACCTTCCACCGCATGGTGCACGAGTGCGCCGACGCGGGCGCCGAGCGCATCGTCATCAGCGGCGGTGGCGAGCCCTTCACCCACCCGGACATCTACACCTTCATCGGCGCGGTGAAGGCGCGCGGCCTGCGGCTCACCGTCATCTCCAACGGGACACTGTGTGATTGGGAGCGGGTGCGCGGGCTCGGCGTGGACCAGATGCTGCTCAACATGGCCTCCGCCTCTCCGGAGACCTATGTGGCCTACCACCCCAACCAGCCTCCAGAGACCTTCCACCGGCTGCTCGAGGGCGTACGCACGGTGCGCGACGTCACCGCCGTGAACCTGGTGCAGGTCATCAACCGGGTGAACTACCAGGAGCTGCCCCAGATGGTGCGGCTCGCGCATGACGTGGGCGCGCGCTCGTCCTTCAAGGTGGGAGACGTGCCCCGGGGCACCGAACACCACGCGCTCACCGCCGAGCAGCGGCAGCAGGTGCTCGGCGAGCTCATCCCCGAGGCGCGCAAGCAGGCCAAGGCGCTCAAGGTGAAGCACAACCTGGACGCGTACGAGGTCCAGTTGTCGGGCAAGTGGCCCTCGGGGCGGGAGACGGGGTGCTTCGCGGGCTATCTCTACAGCCGCGTCTACGTGGACGGGCGCGTCTTCTTCTGCTGCGAGCACATCGAGGCGGGGCACGTGAAGGACGGTGCCTTCCAGGACCTGTGGCGCGCGCCGGCATACGAGGCGGTGCGCGAGCGGCTGCACCGGGGCGAGTACTACCCGGGCTGCGCGCGCTGCGGAAAGCACGACATGAACTTCGCGGCGTCGAGGGATCTGCGCGAGATGCTCGAGGAGGGAGAGCTGCCATGA